A genomic region of Phragmites australis chromosome 2, lpPhrAust1.1, whole genome shotgun sequence contains the following coding sequences:
- the LOC133908810 gene encoding transcription factor TCP13-like, translating into MLSGNSRQSAADEELARKHAAMATSRQWSAQTESRIVRVSRVFGGKDRHSKVKTVKGLRDRRVRLSVPTAIQLYDLQDRLGLNQPSKVVDWLLNAARHEIDKLPPLQFPPQDHHLMVGHLPMPLVHEEKFGHITEAAVLASDGAKAGLGDVDVDGSGGAHHLGRFPGGYHRFMGLNNPLGMVSSAMAPYNNYTGEAWNNSSVHDSGAGSPQVAASAAAHHSPFPSLLSLAPGPHQLVFYSSEADQQFQVDNLGSQSLSLSSARVFHDQTGS; encoded by the coding sequence ATGCTAAGCGGGAACAGCCGGCAGTCGGCGGCGGACGAGGAGCTAGCCCGGAAGCACGCCGCCATGGCGACGTCGCGGCAATGGTCCGCGCAGACGGAGTCGCGCATCGTCCGCGTCTCGCGCGTCTTCGGCGGGAAGGACCGCCACAGCAAGGTGAAGACCGTCAAGGGGCTGCGCGACCGGCGGGTGCGCCTCTCCGTGCCGACGGCGATCCAGCTCTACGACCTTCAGGACCGCCTCGGTCTTAACCAGCCCAGCAAGGTCGTCGACTGGCTGCTCAACGCCGCGCGCCACGAGATCGACAAGCTGCCGCCGCTCCAGTTCCCGCCGCAGGACCACCACCTCATGGTGGGCCACCTGCCCATGCCGCTAGTGCACGAGGAGAAGTTCGGCCACATCACCGAGGCCGCGGTGCTCGCGAGCGACGGGGCCAAGGCCGGTCTGGGCGACGTCGACGTCGACGGGAGCGGAGGAGCCCACCACCTGGGGAGGTTCCCCGGTGGCTACCACCGCTTCATGGGGCTGAACAACCCGTTGGGCATGGTCAGTAGCGCAATGGCGCCGTATAACAACTACACCGGCGAGGCATGGAATAACAGCAGCGTGCACGACAGCGGCGCCGGCTCGCCGCAGGTGGCGGCATCTGCGGCGGCTCACCACTCGCCGTTTCCGTCGCTACTCTCCTTGGCTCCAGGGCCGCATCAGCTGGTGTTCTACTCCTCTGAAGCTGATCAGCAGTTCCAAGTGGATAACCTTGGCTCGCAAAGCCTGTCCTTGAGCTCGGCGAGGGTTTTCCATGATCAGACAGGAAGTTAG